In a genomic window of Diabrotica undecimpunctata isolate CICGRU chromosome 2, icDiaUnde3, whole genome shotgun sequence:
- the LOC140433100 gene encoding uncharacterized protein: MMKRLEGVEDIYLKYKIVNALGGFYVVHPNTRVLFCRDTFDYPELEGHELLCNHLAPKLKGRPRGRRKKRSVSPGSESNESESSLTTSTKVESKNTVPPESTANPIRRSTRCHENNENREFVRKLGAFMKSNRTPIGRIPSLGYKELNLHEFFTRVQKLGGYDCVTTNRLWKSIFDEMSGHQNSTSAATVIRRHYERFLLPYERHIHGEEYKPLPVSERRRLKYKRGSGSLSDADSSSDSSSVPSTSRKPSVSEQVTENKDNIKTEGKTSSLRSIRVKPDRQKDKQLQSEKDNTNNNNNKNEKWQAPIKTEETNDSKAKIEKLVIKTESMTVKTELSTVITQSHPVKIEYATVKSETQNENAEIKIENKNIPVTISVKIETNLQAESSPVKLEECPVVKLENDPVPQEPDNNNVKVEVIPIKTEPLTSAATPVAIKVPVNEIMSPVEGKENIPIIKSTENNVEIIEVPCRPRVSESSRAESESYRNNFIHEIKKRKLDILKEGGLEVTPVRPSVQKDGRPSVIQPPPIQLIPKSIKSETMPPPTSVPLKRTHISVPPTLNVRPVNFLIY; encoded by the coding sequence ATGATGAAACGCCTAGAGGGCGTAGAGGATATTTACCTAAAATACAAAATAGTTAATGCCTTGGGCGGCTTCTATGTAGTCCATCCTAACACCAGGGTACTGTTCTGTAGGGACACATTCGATTATCCAGAATTAGAAGGCCACGAATTACTGTGTAATCACCTGGCACCAAAGTTAAAGGGCCGACCTAGAGGACGGCGGAAAAAGAGAAGTGTTTCACCTGGATCTGAGAGCAATGAGTCTGAATCTTCACTTACTACTAGTACAAAGGTTGAAAGTAAAAATACCGTTCCACCCGAGAGTACGGCGAATCCTATTCGAAGAAGTACGCGTTGTCATGAAAATAACGAAAACAGGGAGTTTGTTAGAAAGCTGGGAGCCTTCATGAAGTCAAATCGCACCCCAATAGGAAGAATACCATCTTTAGGTTACAAGGAATTAAATTTGCATGAATTCTTCACAAGAGTACAAAAACTTGGAGGCTATGATTGCGTCACAACAAATCGTCTCTGGAAGTCCATATTCGACGAAATGAGTGGCCATCAAAACAGTACCAGCGCAGCTACAGTGATACGACGTCACTACGAAAGATTCTTATTGCCGTATGAACGCCATATTCACGGTGAAGAATATAAACCATTGCCTGTATCGGAACGAAGAAGATTGAAATATAAACGAGGAAGCGGCAGTTTGAGCGATGCAGATTCTAGTAGTGATAGTTCTTCAGTACCTTCAACATCCAGAAAACCATCTGTGTCGGAACAAGTTACCGAAAACAAGGATAATATTAAAACGGAAGGAAAGACATCTTCGTTGCGAAGCATTCGAGTGAAACCTGATAGACAAAAAGATAAACAACTGCAAAGTGAAAAAGATAACACCAataacaataacaacaaaaatgaaaaatggCAGGCACCGATAAAGACGGAAGAGACAAATGACAGCAAAGCAAAAATAGAAAAACTTGTTATTAAAACAGAAAGTATGACAGTAAAAACTGAGCTGTCAACAGTGATAACTCAATCCCATCCAGTAAAAATAGAGTATGCTACAGTTAAAAGTGAAACACAAAATGAAAACGCCgaaattaaaattgaaaacaaaaatataccGGTTACAATTTCAGTAAAAATAGAGACCAACTTGCAAGCCGAATCCAGTCCTGTGAAATTAGAAGAATGTCCTGTAGTAAAGCTTGAAAATGATCCAGTTCCACAAGAACCAGATAATAATAACGTAAAAGTTGAGGTAATACCTATTAAAACGGAACCACTTACCTCAGCTGCCACACCAGTAGCTATAAAAGTACCAGTCAACGAGATCATGTCTCCCGTAGAAGGCAAAGAGAATATTCCAATTATAAAATCTACAGAAAACAATGTGGAGATTATAGAAGTCCCGTGTAGACCTAGAGTTTCGGAAAGTAGTCGAGCCGAAAGTGAAAGTTACAGAAACAACTTTATTCATGAAATCAAGAAGCGAAAACTAGATATTCTAAAGGAAGGCGGTTTAGAGGTCACGCCAGTTAGACCTTCTGTACAAAAAGATGGAAGACCATCTGTCATACAACCACCTCCTATCCAGCTTATACCCAAATCGATTAAATCTGAAACTATGCCCCCTCCGACCAGTGTTCCTTTAAAAAGAACTCATATTTCAGTTCCTCCAACATTAAatgtaagaccagttaatttcctaatttattga